From Anopheles darlingi chromosome 2, idAnoDarlMG_H_01, whole genome shotgun sequence, the proteins below share one genomic window:
- the LOC125950664 gene encoding probable cytochrome P450 12a5, mitochondrial isoform X2, with product MLCSSSIVVRRGIASISQLWRSVQAAPQLSNDDLIDSEWATAKPYESIPGPNIWKMVTGFMKGGRYADLSLVDLHSRLRDDFGSILMLPGMMGRKDVVMSFDPEDFQKVFRTEGTWPVRRGLDAMAYYRQKLRPDVFGEMGGLVTEQGESWQKMRTIVNPVMMQPKTMRLYVDQVDEVAREFLEIVAGLRDSKQELPGDFDQWINRWALETMGVLALDTRFGVLKTDQTEEAKKILALVRNIFDLSYQLDILPSIWKYYKTPTFNNLMTTFDELTDIIMAKVDDAVKRIEKHPTAEGNQSVLEKLLKIDKHVAVIMALDMLMAGIDTTSSGSMVMMYCLAKNPDKQSKLRDELRTIMPNKDSPLTAENMRNLPYLRACIKEGLRMYPPVIGNFRATGRNIVLQGYRIPKDTDVVMGSLVLQHDEKRFTRAKEFLPERWLADRDADIPSGKDANPFIFLPFGFGSRSCIGKRLAMMEMEIITARLIRKYEARWNYEDFKVRATLVNIPSNPLRFELKEVDH from the exons ATGCTGTGCTCGAGTAGCATCGTGGTGCGCCGGGGGATCGCATCCATCTCGCAGCTATGGCGCAGTGTACAGGCCGCACCGCAACTCAGCAACGACGATCTGATCGATTCCGAATGGGCTACCGCTAAACCATACGAAAGTATTCCCGGACCGAACATTTGGAAGATGGTGACCGGTTTTATGAAAGGCG GGCGTTATGCGGATCTGAGCTTGGTCGATCTGCATAGCCGGTTGCGGGATGATTTTGGATCGATCCTCATGTTGCCGGGTATGATGGGCCGAAAAGATGTCGTGATGAGCTTCGACCCAGAGGATTTTCAAAAGGTGTTTCGTACGGAGGGAACCTGGCCGGTAAGGCGTGGTCTGGACGCAATGGCGTACTACCGGCAAAAACTACGACCGGACGTGTTTGGCGAAATGGGTGGTTTAGTGACGGA GCAAGGCGAAAGCTGGCAAAAGATGCGCACGATTGTGAATCCCGTCATGATGCAGCCCAAAACAATGCGGTTATACGTGGATCAGGTGGATGAGGTGGCTCGTGAGTTTTTGGAAAT TGTAGCGGGTTTGCGCGACTCAAAACAAGAGCTACCGGGCGATTTTGATCAATGGATTAACCGTTGGGCCCTGGAGACAATGGGTGTGCTTGCATTGGACACGAGGTTCGGTGTTTTGAAGACGGACCAAACTGAGGAAGCGAAAAAGATCCTGGCG CTTGTGAGAAACATCTTTGACTTAAGCTATCAACTGGACATATTACCCTCGATATGGAAGTACTACAAAACACCAACCTTCAACAACTTGATGACTACATTCGATGAACTAACAGA TATTATCATGGCCAAGGTAGATGATGCTGTGAAGAGAATAGAGAAGCATCCAACTGCCGAAGGGAACCAGAGTGTCCTGGAGAAGCTGCTTAAGATCGATAAACACGTGGCCGTGATTATGGCCTTGGACATGCTAATGGCAGGAATCGATACC ACATCTTCCGGTTCAATGGTCATGATGTACTGTTTGGCCAAGAATCCCGACAAGCAGTCGAAACTTCGCGACGAACTACGCACAATCATGCCTAACAAGGATTCACCTTTGACGGCGGAGAATATGCGTAATCTACCATATCTTCGCGCCTGCATCAAGGAAGGATTGCGAATGTATCCTCCGGTAATTGGTAACTTCCGGGCAACTGGTCGTAATATTGTGCTACAAGGATATCGTATTCCGAAGGAC ACGGACGTCGTGATGGGTTCGTTGGTGTTGCAGCATGACGAGAAACGCTTCACTCGCGCCAAGGAATTCCTTCCGGAACGTTGGCTTGCAGATCGCGATGCAGACATTCCCAGTGGTAAGGACGCGAACCCGTTCATCTTCCTACCATTCGGATTCGGGTCTAGGAGCTGCATTGGTAAGCGACTAGCCATGATGGAGATGGAAATCATAACGGCGCGCCTCATCCGCAAATATGAGGCACGATGGAACTATGAGGACTTCAAAGTGCGAGCCACACTTGTCAATATTCCATCTAATCCATTGCGGTTCGAGTTGAAAGAGGTTGATCACTGA
- the LOC125950667 gene encoding cytochrome P450 CYP12A2-like isoform X1: MALRFVTSRVGSASWRSVSIYSKRYQSVQAAPSVIDQEWESARPYESIPGPTFMDLIKGFRREENKADMPVLALFNQFRKEYGDLVRMKGILGKPDIVLSFNPHDYEKVFRTEGPWPVRRGLDTFTYYRQKVRPDVFGESGGLANEQGEKWQKMRTITNPVMMHPKTVGLYVDQVDEIAQEFMAVVDSLRDAKNELPTDFDQWLNRWALETMGLLALDTRFGVLRSNQSAEAQTIISLVRDIFELTFCLDIEPSIWKYYKTSTFHRLMKVFDDLTNLIMLKIDEAVVRIEKNPKTEGNLSVLEKLLKVNRNAALVMSFDMIMAGIDTTSSTTVGVLYCLAKNPEKQAKLREELRAIMPDKNSPLTTENMRNLPYLRACIKEGLRMYSPVAGNFRATGRDIVLQGYRIPKGTDISMVTPALQCDNRYFHDAEQYLPERWLSDRPEGVASAKDTNPFIFLPFGFGARSCVGKRLAMMEIEIVISRFVRNYELRWNYADMKMKSNLINIPSSPLQFELKDVA, encoded by the exons ATGGCGCTGCGGTTTGTTACTTCCCGGGTTGGCAGTGCATCTTGGCGTTCAGTATCGATTTATTCCAAACGATATCAGAGTGTGCAAGCAGCACCGAGTGTCATCGATCAAGAGTGGGAATCGGCGCGTCCCTATGAAAGTATCCCAGGCCCTACGTTTATGGACCTTATCAAAGGCTTCAGACGAGAAG aaaacaaagcTGATATGCCAGTTCTTGCATTGTTCAATCAATTCCGGAAAGAATACGGAGACCTTGTTCGCATGAAGGGTATTTTGGGAAAGCCAGATATTGTTCTCAGCTTCAATCCGCACGATTACGAGAAAGTGTTCCGTACCGAGGGCCCGTGGCCAGTACGCCGCGGTCTGGATACGTTCACCTACTATCGGCAGAAGGTGCGGCCGGATGTTTTTGGAGAATCTGGAGGATTGGCAAATGA ACAAGGAGAAAAGTGGCAAAAGATGCGCACGATCACCAATCCGGTAATGATGCATCCCAAAACCGTTGGACTGTATGTGGATCAAGTGGATGAGATCGCTCAAGAGTTTATGGCCGT TGTAGATAGTTTGCGCGATGCGAAGAACGAGCTGCCAACTGATTTTGACCAGTGGTTAAACCGTTGGGCACTGGAGACCATGGGATTGTTGGCGCTAGATACGAGGTTCGGTGTGTTGAGGTCAAATCAATCAGCAGAGGCCCAGACCATCATCTCG CTGGTTCGAGATATCTTCGAGCTAACATTCTGCCTAGACATTGAACCTTCGATTTGGAAGTACTATAAAACATCGACATTCCACCGGCTTATGAAGGTGTTCGATGATCTGACAAA TCTTATCATGTTAAAGATCGATGAAGCTGTGGTGCGAATCgagaaaaatccaaaaaccgaaGGCAATCTAAGTGTACTGGAGAAGTTGCTCAAGGTCAACAGGAATGCTGCCTTGGTTATGTCTTTTGATATGATAATGGCCGGCATAGATACG ACCTCATCCACTACGGTTGGAGTGTTGTACTGCTTGGCGAAAAATCCAGAGAAACAGGCAAAGCTTCGAGAGGAGCTGCGTGCTATAATGCCGGACAAGAATTCCCCGCTGACGACGGAAAATATGCGGAACCTACCATACCTGAGGGCTTGCATCAAGGAGGGTTTGCGGATGTATTCACCGGTTGCTGGAAATTTCCGCGCTACCGGACGGGACATTGTGCTGCAAGGATATCGTATTCCTAAAGGG ACCGATATATCGATGGTAACGCCGGCATTGCAATGCGATAACCGATATTTCCACGACGCCGAACAGTATCTTCCTGAGCGTTGGCTCAGCGATCGTCCGGAGGGTGTTGCGAGTGCCAAGGATACAAACCCTTTCATTTTCCTACCGTTTGGATTTGGTGCTAGAAGCTGCGTAGGAAAGCGGCTCGCCATGATGGAGATCGAGATCGTTATTTCTCGCTTCGTGAGAAACTACGAGTTACGATGGAATTATGCTGACATGAAAATGAAGTCTAACCTTATTAACATCCCATCAAGTCCTTTGCAGTTCGAGCTGAAGGATGTAGCATAG
- the LOC125950667 gene encoding cytochrome P450 CYP12A2-like isoform X2 — MDLIKGFRREENKADMPVLALFNQFRKEYGDLVRMKGILGKPDIVLSFNPHDYEKVFRTEGPWPVRRGLDTFTYYRQKVRPDVFGESGGLANEQGEKWQKMRTITNPVMMHPKTVGLYVDQVDEIAQEFMAVVDSLRDAKNELPTDFDQWLNRWALETMGLLALDTRFGVLRSNQSAEAQTIISLVRDIFELTFCLDIEPSIWKYYKTSTFHRLMKVFDDLTNLIMLKIDEAVVRIEKNPKTEGNLSVLEKLLKVNRNAALVMSFDMIMAGIDTTSSTTVGVLYCLAKNPEKQAKLREELRAIMPDKNSPLTTENMRNLPYLRACIKEGLRMYSPVAGNFRATGRDIVLQGYRIPKGTDISMVTPALQCDNRYFHDAEQYLPERWLSDRPEGVASAKDTNPFIFLPFGFGARSCVGKRLAMMEIEIVISRFVRNYELRWNYADMKMKSNLINIPSSPLQFELKDVA; from the exons ATGGACCTTATCAAAGGCTTCAGACGAGAAG aaaacaaagcTGATATGCCAGTTCTTGCATTGTTCAATCAATTCCGGAAAGAATACGGAGACCTTGTTCGCATGAAGGGTATTTTGGGAAAGCCAGATATTGTTCTCAGCTTCAATCCGCACGATTACGAGAAAGTGTTCCGTACCGAGGGCCCGTGGCCAGTACGCCGCGGTCTGGATACGTTCACCTACTATCGGCAGAAGGTGCGGCCGGATGTTTTTGGAGAATCTGGAGGATTGGCAAATGA ACAAGGAGAAAAGTGGCAAAAGATGCGCACGATCACCAATCCGGTAATGATGCATCCCAAAACCGTTGGACTGTATGTGGATCAAGTGGATGAGATCGCTCAAGAGTTTATGGCCGT TGTAGATAGTTTGCGCGATGCGAAGAACGAGCTGCCAACTGATTTTGACCAGTGGTTAAACCGTTGGGCACTGGAGACCATGGGATTGTTGGCGCTAGATACGAGGTTCGGTGTGTTGAGGTCAAATCAATCAGCAGAGGCCCAGACCATCATCTCG CTGGTTCGAGATATCTTCGAGCTAACATTCTGCCTAGACATTGAACCTTCGATTTGGAAGTACTATAAAACATCGACATTCCACCGGCTTATGAAGGTGTTCGATGATCTGACAAA TCTTATCATGTTAAAGATCGATGAAGCTGTGGTGCGAATCgagaaaaatccaaaaaccgaaGGCAATCTAAGTGTACTGGAGAAGTTGCTCAAGGTCAACAGGAATGCTGCCTTGGTTATGTCTTTTGATATGATAATGGCCGGCATAGATACG ACCTCATCCACTACGGTTGGAGTGTTGTACTGCTTGGCGAAAAATCCAGAGAAACAGGCAAAGCTTCGAGAGGAGCTGCGTGCTATAATGCCGGACAAGAATTCCCCGCTGACGACGGAAAATATGCGGAACCTACCATACCTGAGGGCTTGCATCAAGGAGGGTTTGCGGATGTATTCACCGGTTGCTGGAAATTTCCGCGCTACCGGACGGGACATTGTGCTGCAAGGATATCGTATTCCTAAAGGG ACCGATATATCGATGGTAACGCCGGCATTGCAATGCGATAACCGATATTTCCACGACGCCGAACAGTATCTTCCTGAGCGTTGGCTCAGCGATCGTCCGGAGGGTGTTGCGAGTGCCAAGGATACAAACCCTTTCATTTTCCTACCGTTTGGATTTGGTGCTAGAAGCTGCGTAGGAAAGCGGCTCGCCATGATGGAGATCGAGATCGTTATTTCTCGCTTCGTGAGAAACTACGAGTTACGATGGAATTATGCTGACATGAAAATGAAGTCTAACCTTATTAACATCCCATCAAGTCCTTTGCAGTTCGAGCTGAAGGATGTAGCATAG
- the LOC125950664 gene encoding probable cytochrome P450 12a5, mitochondrial isoform X3: MLCSSSIVVRRGIASSSQLWRSVQAAPQLSNDDLIDSEWATAKPYESIPGPNIWKMVTGFMKGGRYADLSLVDLHSRLRDDFGSILMLPGMMGRKDVVMSFDPEDFQKVFRTEGTWPVRRGLDAMAYYRQKLRPDVFGEMGGLVTEQGESWQKMRTIVNPVMMQPKTMRLYVDQVDEVAREFLEIVAGLRDSKQELPGDFDQWINRWALETMGVLALDTRFGVLKTDQTEEAKKILALVRNIFDLSYQLDILPSIWKYYKTPTFNNLMTTFDELTDIIMAKVDDAVKRIEKHPTAEGNQSVLEKLLKIDKHVAVIMALDMLMAGIDTTSSGSMVMMYCLAKNPDKQSKLRDELRTIMPNKDSPLTAENMRNLPYLRACIKEGLRMYPPVIGNFRATGRNIVLQGYRIPKDTDVVMGSLVLQHDEKRFTRAKEFLPERWLADRDADIPSGKDANPFIFLPFGFGSRSCIGKRLAMMEMEIITARLIRKYEARWNYEDFKVRATLVNIPSNPLRFELKEVDH, from the exons ATGCTGTGCTCGAGTAGCATCGTGGTACGCCGAGGGATCGCTTCCAGCTCGCAACTATGGCGCAGTGTACAGGCCGCACCGCAACTCAGCAACGACGATCTGATCGATTCCGAATGGGCCACCGCTAAACCATACGAAAGTATTCCCGGACCGAACATTTGGAAGATGGTGACCGGTTTTATGAAAGGCG GGCGTTATGCGGATCTGAGCTTGGTCGATCTGCATAGCCGGTTGCGGGATGATTTTGGATCGATCCTCATGTTGCCGGGTATGATGGGCCGAAAAGATGTCGTGATGAGCTTCGACCCAGAGGATTTTCAAAAGGTGTTTCGTACGGAGGGAACCTGGCCGGTAAGGCGTGGTCTGGACGCAATGGCGTACTACCGGCAAAAACTACGACCGGACGTGTTTGGCGAAATGGGTGGTTTAGTGACGGA GCAAGGCGAAAGCTGGCAAAAGATGCGCACGATTGTGAATCCCGTCATGATGCAGCCCAAAACAATGCGGTTATACGTGGATCAGGTGGATGAGGTGGCTCGTGAGTTTTTGGAAAT TGTAGCGGGTTTGCGCGACTCAAAACAAGAGCTACCGGGCGATTTTGATCAATGGATTAACCGTTGGGCCCTGGAGACAATGGGTGTGCTTGCATTGGACACGAGGTTCGGTGTTTTGAAGACGGACCAAACTGAGGAAGCGAAAAAGATCCTGGCG CTTGTGAGAAACATCTTTGACTTAAGCTATCAACTGGACATATTACCCTCGATATGGAAGTACTACAAAACACCAACCTTCAACAACTTGATGACTACATTCGATGAACTAACAGA TATTATCATGGCCAAGGTAGATGATGCTGTGAAGAGAATAGAGAAGCATCCAACTGCCGAAGGGAACCAGAGTGTCCTGGAGAAGCTGCTTAAGATCGATAAACACGTGGCCGTGATTATGGCCTTGGACATGCTAATGGCAGGAATCGATACC ACATCTTCCGGTTCAATGGTCATGATGTACTGTTTGGCCAAGAATCCCGACAAGCAGTCGAAACTTCGCGACGAACTACGCACAATCATGCCTAACAAGGATTCACCTTTGACGGCGGAGAATATGCGTAATCTACCATATCTTCGCGCCTGCATCAAGGAAGGATTGCGAATGTATCCTCCGGTAATTGGTAACTTCCGGGCAACTGGTCGTAATATTGTGCTACAAGGATATCGTATTCCGAAGGAC ACGGACGTCGTGATGGGTTCGTTGGTGTTGCAGCATGACGAGAAACGCTTCACTCGCGCCAAGGAATTCCTTCCGGAACGTTGGCTTGCAGATCGCGATGCAGACATTCCCAGTGGTAAGGACGCGAACCCGTTCATCTTCCTACCATTCGGATTCGGGTCTAGGAGCTGCATTGGTAAGCGACTAGCCATGATGGAGATGGAAATCATAACGGCGCGCCTCATCCGCAAATATGAGGCACGATGGAACTATGAGGACTTCAAAGTGCGAGCCACACTTGTCAATATTCCATCTAATCCATTGCGGTTCGAGTTGAAAGAGGTTGATCACTGA
- the LOC125950666 gene encoding cytochrome P450 CYP12A2-like yields MAFLSSTRLYYVRSFQIGSIGFRRNLSASTASDAIDPEWQSAKPFKSIPSPSLMEMFRGFMKGGRYEGVPMADFHRLLREDYGNIVRIRGMLGKPDVVLTFEPQDFEKVFRTEGSWPVRRGMDTFTYYRTKVRPEIFGESGGLANEQGEKWQKMRTISNPVMMQPKTVGLYVEQVDAVAREFMEIVGTLRDAKNELPADFDQWLNRWALETVGVLAVDTRFGVLKSGESEQAKRIIKLVRESLDLSYRLDIEPSIWKIYPTPTFKKLMNVLDELTNIIKAKVDDALEKIDQNPTDTSNQSILQKLLKVNKNVAVVMSLDIIGAGVDTTSSSTVGVLYSLAKNPEKQARLREELRAILPRKDSPLTTENMRNLPYLRACIKEGLRLYQPTVGNSRAAGRDIVLQGYRIPKGTDVAMMTSVLQRDNIFFDQASQYLPERWLPERVDGVKSAKDTNPFIFLPFGFGARSCVGKRLAIMEMEIIIARFVRNYELRWNYDELKFKTNLINTPSNPLQFQLMDLEC; encoded by the exons ATGGCTTTCCTTTCTAGTACGAGATTATACTACGTGAGGTCGTTTCAAATAGGCAGCATTGGCTTCCGAAGGAATCTGAGTGCGTCGACGGCGAGTGATGCGATCGATCCCGAATGGCAATCGGCTAAGCCATTCAAGAGCATCCCGAGTCCATCGTTGATGGAGATGTTCCGGGGGTTCATGAAAGGAG GTCGCTACGAAGGGGTTCCGATGGCCGATTTCCATCGATTATTGAGAGAAGATTATGGAAATATCGTTCGTATTCGAGGTATGCTCGGTAAACCGGACGTGGTGTTAACCTTTGAGCCGCAAGATTTCGAAAAAGTCTTTCGCACCGAAGGATCCTGGCCGGTGCGCCGTGGTATGGACACGTTCACCTACTATCGGACGAAGGTTCGACCGGAAATATTTGGAGAATCGGGTGGACTAGCGAATGA ACAAGGAGAAAAATGGCAGAAGATGCGCACCATCAGCAATCCAGTGATGatgcaaccgaaaaccgttgGACTGTACGTGGAGCAAGTTGATGCTGTAGCACGGGAGTTTATGGAAAT TGTTGGTACTTTGCGTGATGCAAAGAACGAACTGCCGGCCGATTTCGATCAATGGTTAAACCGGTGGGCATTGGAAACCGTGGGCGTGTTAGCTGTGGATACACGCTTTGGCGTACTGAAATCTGGCGAATCGGAACAAGCTAAACGCATCATCAAG CTGGTTCGAGAAAGTTTGGATTTATCGTACCGCCTGGATATTGAGCCTTCGATTTGGAAGATCTACCCAACTCCAACCTTCAAGAAACTGATGAATGTGCTCGATGAACTGACCAA CATCATAAAGGCTAAAGTCGATGACGCTCTCGAGAAGATCGATCAAAACCCTACGGACACCAGCAATCAGAGTATTTTGCAGAAGCTGTTGAAGGTCAACAAGAATGTGGCGGTTGTGATGTCTCTCGACATTATAGGTGCCGGTGTAGATACT ACATCGTCTAGTACAGTTGGGGTGCTCTATTCGCTGGCCAAGAATCCGGAGAAGCAGGCAAGGCTACGAGAAGAGCTGCGTGCGATCCTACCTCGCAAGGATTCCCCGCTGACGACGGAAAACATGCGGAATCTACCTTACCTCAGGGCTTGCATCAAGGAGGGTTTACGGTTGTACCAGCCAACGGTCGGTAACTCACGCGCTGCCGGACGGGATATAGTACTGCAAGGGTATCGCATCCCCAAAGGG ACGGATGTAGCCATGATGACGTCGGTGCTACAACGGGATAACATATTCTTCGATCAAGCTAGCCAGTATCTTCCGGAGCGTTGGCTCCCCGAGCGCGTGGACGGTGTCAAGAGTGCCAAGGACACAAATCCGTTCATCTTTCTGCCCTTCGGCTTCGGTGCTAGGAGCTGCGTCGGAAAGCGGCTCGCCATAATGGAGATGGAGATCATCATTGCACGGTTTGTGCGGAACTACGAGCTGCGCTGGAACTATGACGAGCTTAAGTTTAAGACTAATCTTATCAACACTCCCTCCAACCCATTGCAGTTCCAGTTGATGGATCTGGAATGTTAG
- the LOC125950664 gene encoding probable cytochrome P450 12a5, mitochondrial isoform X1 has translation MLCSSSIVVRRGIASSSQLWRSVQAAPQLSNDDLIDSEWATAKPYESIPGPNIWKMVTGFMKGGRYADLSLVDLHSRLRDDFGSILMLPGMMGRKDVVMSFDPEDFEKVFRTEGTWPVRRGFDSMVYYRQKVRPDVFGEMGGLVTEQGESWQKMRTIVNPVMMQPKTMRLYVDKVDEVAREFLEIVAGLRDSKQELPGDFDQWINRWALETMGVLALDTRFGVLKTDQTEEAKKILALVRNIFDLSYQLDILPSMWKYYKTPTFNNLMTTFDELTDIIMAKVDDAVKRIEKHPTAEGNQSVLEKLLKIDKHVAVIMALDMLMAGIDTTSSGSMGMMYCLAKNPDKQSKLRDELRTIMPNKDSPLTAENMRNLPYLRACIKEGLRMFPPVVGNFRATGRNIVLQGYRIPKDTDVGMGSLVLQHDEKRFTRAKEFLPERWLADRDADIPSGKDANPFIFLPFGFGSRSCIGKRLAMMEMEIITARLIRKYEARWNYEDFKVRATLVNIPSNPLRFELKEVDQ, from the exons ATGCTGTGCTCGAGTAGCATCGTGGTACGCCGAGGGATCGCTTCCAGCTCGCAACTATGGCGCAGTGTACAGGCCGCACCGCAACTCAGCAACGACGATCTGATCGATTCCGAATGGGCCACCGCTAAACCATACGAAAGTATTCCCGGACCGAACATTTGGAAGATGGTGACCGGTTTTATGAAAGGCG GACGTTACGCGGATCTGAGTTTGGTCGATTTGCATAGCCGGTTGCGGGATGATTTTGGATCGATCCTCATGTTGCCGGGTATGATGGGCCGAAAAGATGTCGTGATGAGCTTCGACCCAGAGGATTTCGAAAAAGTGTTCCGTACGGAGGGCACCTGGCCGGTAAGGCGTGGTTTTGATTCAATGGTGTACTACCGGCAGAAAGTACGACCGGACGTGTTTGGCGAAATGGGTGGTTTAGTGACGGA GCAAGGCGAAAGCTGGCAAAAGATGCGCACGATCGTGAATCCCGTCATGATGCAGCCTAAAACAATGAGGCTATACGTGGATAAGGTTGATGAGGTAGCTCGTGAGTTTTTGGAAAT TGTAGCGGGTTTGCGCGACTCGAAACAAGAGCTACCGGGCGATTTTGATCAATGGATTAACCGTTGGGCCTTGGAGACAATGGGTGTGCTGGCATTGGACACGAGGTTCGGCGTTTTGAAGACGGACCAAACTGAGGAAGCGAAAAAGATCCTGGCG CTTGTGAGAAACATCTTTGACTTAAGCTATCAACTGGACATATTACCCTCCATGTGGAAGTACTACAAAACACCAACCTTCAACAACTTGATGACTACATTCGATGAACTAACAGA TATAATTATGGCCAAGGTAGATGATGCTGTGAAGAGAATAGAGAAGCATCCAACTGCCGAAGGGAACCAGAGTGTCCTGGAGAAGCTGCTTAAGATCGATAAACACGTGGCCGTGATTATGGCCTTGGACATGCTAATGGCAGGAATCGATACC ACATCTTCCGGTTCAATGGGCATGATGTACTGTTTGGCCAAGAATCCCGACAAGCAGTCGAAACTTCGCGACGAGCTACGCACAATCATGCCTAACAAGGATTCACCTTTGACGGCGGAGAATATGCGTAATCTACCATATCTTCGCGCCTGCATCAAGGAAGGATTGCGAATGTTTCCTCCAGTTGTCGGTAACTTCCGGGCAACGGGCCGTAACATAGTGCTACAAGGATATCGTATTCCGAAGGAC ACGGATGTCGGGATGGGTTCGTTGGTGTTGCAGCATGACGAGAAACGCTTCACGCGCGCCAAGGAATTCCTTCCGGAACGTTGGCTTGCAGATCGCGATGCAGACATTCCCAGTGGTAAGGACGCGAACCCGTTCATCTTCCTACCATTTGGATTCGGGTCTAGGAGCTGCATTGGTAAGCGACTAGCCATGATGGAGATGGAAATCATAACGGCGCGCCTCATCCGCAAATATGAGGCACGATGGAACTATGAGGACTTCAAAGTGCGCGCCACACTTGTCAATATTCCATCTAATCCATTGCGGTTCGAGTTGAAAGAAGTGGATCAATGA
- the LOC125950664 gene encoding probable cytochrome P450 12a5, mitochondrial isoform X4 — MMGRKDVVMSFDPEDFEKVFRTEGTWPVRRGFDSMVYYRQKVRPDVFGEMGGLVTEQGESWQKMRTIVNPVMMQPKTMRLYVDQVDEVAREFLEIVAGLRDSKQELPGDFDQWINRWALETMGVLALDTRFGVLKTDQTEEAKKILALVRNIFDLSYQLDILPSIWKYYKTPTFNNLMTTFDELTDIIMAKVDDAVKRIEKHPTAEGNQSVLEKLLKIDKHVAVIMALDMLMAGIDTTSSGSMVMMYCLAKNPDKQSKLRDELRTIMPNKDSPLTAENMRNLPYLRACIKEGLRMYPPVIGNFRATGRNIVLQGYRIPKDTDVVMGSLVLQHDEKRFTRAKEFLPERWLADRDADIPSGKDANPFIFLPFGFGSRSCIGKRLAMMEMEIITARLIRKYEARWNYEDFKVRATLVNIPSNPLRFELKEVDH; from the exons ATGATGGGCCGAAAAGATGTCGTGATGAGCTTCGACCCAGAGGATTTCGAAAAAGTGTTCCGTACGGAGGGCACCTGGCCGGTAAGGCGTGGTTTTGATTCAATGGTGTACTACCGGCAGAAAGTACGACCGGACGTGTTTGGCGAAATGGGTGGTTTAGTGACGGA GCAAGGCGAAAGCTGGCAAAAGATGCGCACGATTGTGAATCCCGTCATGATGCAGCCCAAAACAATGCGGTTATACGTGGATCAGGTGGATGAGGTGGCTCGTGAGTTTTTGGAAAT TGTAGCGGGTTTGCGCGACTCAAAACAAGAGCTACCGGGCGATTTTGATCAATGGATTAACCGTTGGGCCCTGGAGACAATGGGTGTGCTTGCATTGGACACGAGGTTCGGTGTTTTGAAGACGGACCAAACTGAGGAAGCGAAAAAGATCCTGGCG CTTGTGAGAAACATCTTTGACTTAAGCTATCAACTGGACATATTACCCTCGATATGGAAGTACTACAAAACACCAACCTTCAACAACTTGATGACTACATTCGATGAACTAACAGA TATTATCATGGCCAAGGTAGATGATGCTGTGAAGAGAATAGAGAAGCATCCAACTGCCGAAGGGAACCAGAGTGTCCTGGAGAAGCTGCTTAAGATCGATAAACACGTGGCCGTGATTATGGCCTTGGACATGCTAATGGCAGGAATCGATACC ACATCTTCCGGTTCAATGGTCATGATGTACTGTTTGGCCAAGAATCCCGACAAGCAGTCGAAACTTCGCGACGAACTACGCACAATCATGCCTAACAAGGATTCACCTTTGACGGCGGAGAATATGCGTAATCTACCATATCTTCGCGCCTGCATCAAGGAAGGATTGCGAATGTATCCTCCGGTAATTGGTAACTTCCGGGCAACTGGTCGTAATATTGTGCTACAAGGATATCGTATTCCGAAGGAC ACGGACGTCGTGATGGGTTCGTTGGTGTTGCAGCATGACGAGAAACGCTTCACTCGCGCCAAGGAATTCCTTCCGGAACGTTGGCTTGCAGATCGCGATGCAGACATTCCCAGTGGTAAGGACGCGAACCCGTTCATCTTCCTACCATTCGGATTCGGGTCTAGGAGCTGCATTGGTAAGCGACTAGCCATGATGGAGATGGAAATCATAACGGCGCGCCTCATCCGCAAATATGAGGCACGATGGAACTATGAGGACTTCAAAGTGCGAGCCACACTTGTCAATATTCCATCTAATCCATTGCGGTTCGAGTTGAAAGAGGTTGATCACTGA